The Sesamum indicum cultivar Zhongzhi No. 13 linkage group LG2, S_indicum_v1.0, whole genome shotgun sequence genome contains a region encoding:
- the LOC105178513 gene encoding probable protein phosphatase 2C 27 — translation MAAGTDFSPLFTDVEGGYRKDNGQISVVKDEITENIDDLKQTLNSKPPRHLSVVRHSISTTPLISPTDVVDSDLGESGIKPLSDTKSSFQPVFRSGSCAEKGPKQYMEDEHICIDNLHQHLGETAGFPSPGAFYGVFDGHGGTDAAWFISNNILNFIVEDSFFPVCLEKAIKSAFLKADYAFADNSSLDISSGTTALTAFISGRTLIVANAGDCRAVLGKRGKAIEMSIDHKPNYTSERLRIEKLGGVIYDGYLNGQLSVSRALGDWHMKGRKGAASPLSAEPELQEMLLTEDDEFLIMGCDGLWEVMSSQCAVTMARRELMLHNDPERCSRELVREALKRNTCDNLTVIVICFAPDPPPRIEVVPGRVKRSISAEGLNLLKGALEG, via the exons atggCTGCGGGGACTGATTTTTCGCCTCTGTTTACTGATGTAGAAGGTGGTTATAGGAAGGACAATGGCCAAATTTCTGTGGTGAAAGATGAAATTACGGAAAACATCGATGACTTAAAGCAAACATTGAACAGTAAACCACCACGGCATCTGTCTGTTGTGCGGCATTCTATTAGTACTACTCCATTAATCTCGCCCACAGATGTGGTG GATTCTGATCTTGGAGAAAGTGGAATAAAGCCGCTATCAGATACAAAATCAAGCTTCCAACCAGTTTTCCGGTCTGGAAGCTGTGCCGAGAAAGGACCTAAGCAGTATATGGAGGATGAACATATCTGCATTGATAATTTGCATCAACATTTAGGTGAAACTGCAGGCTTTCCTTCACCTGGAGCTTTTTATGGG GTCTTTGATGGTCATGGTGGTACTGATGCAGCGTGGTTCATTAGcaataatattcttaattttatagttgaggATTCCTTTTTCCCTGTTTGTTTGGAAAAAGCAATCAAGAGCGCATTTCTTAAAGCCGATTATGCATTTGCTGATAATAGTTCCCTCGATATATCATCTGGCACAACAGCGTTGACTGCATTCATTTCCGGAAG AACATTGATAGTTGCCAATGCTGGAGATTGTCGAGCTGTGCTGGGAAAACGAGGTAAAGCCATTGAAATGTCGATAGACCACAAGCCCAATTACACATCTGAAAGACTCAGAATCGAGAAACTAGGAGGGGTCATATATGATGGCTACCTTAATGGTCAACTATCTGTATCACGGGCCCTTGGGGACTGGCACATGAAGGGCCGTAAAGGGGCTGCTTCCCCATTAAGTGCAGAGCCCGAGTTGCAGGAGATGTTACTAACAGAGGACGATGAATTCTTGATTATGGGATGTGATGGCTTGTGGGAGGTTATGAGCAGCCAATGTGCTGTCACAATGGCTAGGCGGGAGTTGATGCTGCATAATGATCCCGAAAGATGCTCAAGAGAACTTGTTAGAGAAGCACTCAAACGAAACACTTGTGACAACTTAACGGTAATAGTCATATGTTTCGCCCCTGATCCTCCTCCTCGGATAGAAGTTGTCCCGGGCCGAGTGAAGAGGAGTATTTCGGCTGAAGGGCTGAATCTACTTAAAGGTGCATTGGAAGGGTAA
- the LOC105178522 gene encoding uncharacterized protein LOC105178522: protein MRSSSTMAKLNLHTVLVMAIAIFALSAYAIDDKCAACNAIAEELERGLLNEKPRNHLDMRHRLDSKGQREGKLIDYRVSELRVVELLDGLCDNMQDYTLEKVDSSRRVWIKVNSWDNLKTSKQEARAYSKDISTFCGRLLEETEDELSELIKQGSVKVGEVSKVLCQDLGRYCSKTSGIQKAVDDDDISDREL from the exons ATGAGGTCGAGCTCGACAATGGCGAAACTCAACTTGCATACAGTTTTGGTAATGGCTATCGCCATTTTTGCACTCTCTGCGTACGCAATTGACGATAAATGCGCCGCCTGCAACGCGATTGCT GAGGAGCTGGAGCGGGGACTCTTGAAT GAAAAACCTAGAAATCATTTGGACATGAGACATCGTTTGGACTCTAAAGGTCAGCGTGAAGGGAAGCTAATAGATTACCG AGTCAGCGAGTTAAGAGTTGTTGAACTCCTGGACGGGCTTTGTGATAATATGCAAGATTATACTCTTGAGAAG GTGGATTCTAGCAGACGCGTATGGATTAAAGTGAACAGCTGGGACAACCTCAAAACTA gTAAACAAGAAGCTCGAGCATATTCCAAAGACATCTCAACTTTCTGCGGAAG GTTACTTGAGGAAACCGAAGATGAG CTGTCCGAATTGATAAAGCAAGGGTCCGTTAAAGTAGGTGAAGTAAGCAAGGTCCTGTGCCAGGACCTTGGTAGATACTGTAGCAAGACAAG CGGTATCCAGAAAGCAGTCGACGATGATGACATCAGTGACAGAGAACTCTAA